A stretch of Saccharothrix texasensis DNA encodes these proteins:
- a CDS encoding SRPBCC family protein, protein MSETVVLRARTTAPVDRVRRALTDAGELGTWLAEHATVRLPDRFEFWGRHTPEGDAPRQTLRHVDDDSLRFDWAIGGEDTTVEIGWADEGGDTVVTVSQSHFPGWGAAVAETSVLGYLYTYWCLSLANLVDHVEGRPLTPKVDFATTEMRGEVLIGAPVAAVAHSLVDAEEYSRWFGAKIDIEAWEGGRVAMGGLELNPQPAKVVDFEPGKRMGVDWGGMVSTWELAESDGGTRLTFVQSGFDTGQPPYGAWAGWLSGVAELRRFHELAVWRPIWLRPDVPGLPEGMLTEG, encoded by the coding sequence ATGAGTGAGACCGTGGTCCTTCGCGCCCGCACCACCGCGCCCGTCGACCGGGTGCGCCGCGCCCTGACCGACGCCGGCGAGCTGGGCACGTGGCTGGCCGAGCACGCGACCGTGCGACTGCCCGACCGGTTCGAGTTCTGGGGCCGCCACACCCCCGAGGGCGACGCGCCGCGCCAGACGCTGCGGCACGTGGACGACGACTCGCTGCGGTTCGACTGGGCGATCGGCGGCGAGGACACCACCGTCGAGATCGGCTGGGCCGACGAAGGCGGCGACACCGTGGTCACCGTGTCGCAGAGCCACTTCCCGGGCTGGGGCGCGGCCGTCGCGGAGACCAGCGTGCTCGGCTACCTCTACACCTACTGGTGCCTGTCGCTGGCCAACCTGGTCGACCACGTCGAAGGCCGCCCGCTGACGCCGAAGGTGGACTTCGCCACGACCGAGATGCGCGGCGAGGTGCTGATCGGCGCGCCGGTCGCCGCGGTGGCCCACTCGCTGGTCGACGCCGAGGAGTACTCCCGGTGGTTCGGCGCGAAGATCGACATCGAGGCGTGGGAGGGCGGCCGGGTCGCCATGGGCGGCCTGGAGCTGAACCCGCAGCCCGCGAAGGTCGTCGACTTCGAGCCCGGCAAGCGGATGGGCGTCGACTGGGGCGGCATGGTGTCGACCTGGGAGCTGGCCGAGTCCGACGGCGGCACGCGGCTCACGTTCGTGCAGAGCGGCTTCGACACCGGTCAACCGCCGTACGGCGCCTGGGCGGGCTGGCTGTCGGGCGTGGCGGAGCTGCGCCGCTTCCACGAGCTGGCCGTCTGGCGCCCGATCTGGCTCCGGCCCGACGTGCCCGGCCTGCCCGAGGGCATGCTCACCGAGGGCTGA
- a CDS encoding ArsR/SmtB family transcription factor: MRDVLYLEQIEQAEALLKPQRIEVLRQLAEPHSCTEVAAALGQTPQRVYYHVKRLVEAGLVTQVTERRVRGVNEGVYQAGARSYWLSPGLVGRLGLRRAQDELSLGHLLDLVEQVQADIAGLDRTRPELPSLGVSGEIRVRPEQRQRFFDDLKTTLQDLFARYGGAEGDAFRLAVACYPTEEQTDE; the protein is encoded by the coding sequence ATGAGAGACGTCCTGTACCTGGAGCAGATCGAGCAGGCCGAGGCACTGCTCAAGCCGCAGCGCATCGAGGTGCTGCGGCAACTGGCCGAGCCGCACTCGTGCACCGAGGTGGCCGCGGCGCTCGGCCAGACCCCGCAGCGGGTCTACTACCACGTGAAACGCCTGGTCGAGGCCGGTCTCGTGACGCAGGTGACCGAGCGCCGCGTGCGCGGCGTCAACGAAGGCGTGTACCAGGCCGGCGCCCGCTCGTACTGGCTGTCACCGGGACTGGTCGGCCGCCTCGGGCTGCGCCGCGCGCAGGACGAGCTGAGCCTGGGACACCTGCTGGACCTCGTGGAACAGGTCCAGGCGGACATCGCGGGCCTGGACCGGACCCGGCCCGAGCTGCCGTCGCTCGGCGTGTCGGGCGAGATCCGGGTGCGCCCCGAGCAGCGGCAGCGGTTCTTCGACGACCTGAAGACGACTTTGCAGGACCTGTTCGCCCGCTACGGCGGCGCGGAAGGCGACGCCTTCCGGCTGGCCGTGGCGTGCTACCCGACCGAGGAGCAGACCGATGAGTGA
- a CDS encoding WD40/YVTN/BNR-like repeat-containing protein translates to MKILLLAAATAASLLAVPPAQAHDATWQPRPTGVDVKLRAVSAVNAHVAWTSAGNSVLRTVDGGRSWRSVAPADTADLDFRDVEAFDAWHAVVLAIGQGEASRVYRTADGGRTWSLSFKNDDPAEFYDCMAFFDRFRGLAVSDTVDGRFRMVSTSDGGRSWQRVPQENFPPAVVGEFAFAASGQCVSTAGPRDAWMAVSGGPIARVLHSGDGGRHWTVSDTPLPSSATTGAMAVAFRSPRQGVVVGGDYKNPTSRIAGLAWSGDGGATWTGPAQPPFGYRPGAAWWGDSVVVVGPTGSDLSRDGGRTWRSLDTGSFETVDCAGAVCWAAGEHGRVGLLSRR, encoded by the coding sequence ATGAAGATCCTCCTCCTGGCGGCGGCCACGGCGGCGTCGCTGCTGGCCGTGCCCCCGGCCCAGGCGCACGACGCGACCTGGCAGCCGCGCCCCACCGGTGTCGACGTGAAGCTGCGGGCGGTGTCCGCGGTGAACGCGCACGTCGCCTGGACCAGCGCCGGCAACTCCGTGCTGCGCACCGTCGACGGCGGCCGGTCGTGGCGGTCCGTCGCCCCCGCGGACACGGCCGACCTGGACTTCCGGGACGTCGAGGCGTTCGACGCCTGGCACGCGGTCGTGCTGGCCATCGGCCAGGGCGAGGCCTCCCGCGTCTACCGCACCGCCGACGGCGGCCGGACCTGGTCGTTGAGCTTCAAGAACGACGACCCGGCCGAGTTCTACGACTGCATGGCTTTCTTCGACCGGTTCCGCGGGCTCGCGGTGAGCGACACGGTGGACGGCCGGTTCCGGATGGTCTCCACCTCCGACGGCGGCCGGTCGTGGCAGCGCGTGCCGCAGGAGAACTTCCCGCCCGCGGTCGTCGGGGAGTTCGCCTTCGCCGCGAGCGGCCAGTGCGTGAGCACCGCCGGGCCCCGTGACGCGTGGATGGCCGTCAGCGGCGGCCCGATCGCCCGCGTCCTGCACTCCGGCGACGGCGGCAGGCACTGGACGGTGTCGGACACGCCGTTGCCGAGTTCGGCGACCACCGGCGCCATGGCGGTGGCGTTCCGGTCGCCCCGGCAGGGCGTCGTCGTGGGCGGCGACTACAAGAACCCGACGTCGCGGATCGCCGGCCTCGCGTGGAGCGGTGACGGCGGCGCGACGTGGACCGGGCCCGCCCAGCCGCCGTTCGGCTACCGGCCGGGCGCGGCCTGGTGGGGCGACTCGGTGGTCGTGGTGGGTCCGACCGGCAGCGACCTGAGCCGGGACGGCGGCCGGACCTGGAGGTCCCTCGACACCGGCAGCTTCGAGACCGTCGACTGCGCCGGCGCGGTGTGCTGGGCGGCGGGCGAGCACGGTCGCGTGGGGCTGCTGAGCAGGCGTTAA
- the pafA gene encoding Pup--protein ligase, producing the protein MQRRIFGIETEFGVTCTFHGQRRLSPDEVARYLFRRVVSWGRSSNVFLRNGSRLYLDVGSHPEYATAECDDLAQLVTHDKAGERILEDLLVDAERRLADEGIGGDIFLFKNNTDSAGNSYGCHENYLVARAGEFSRIADVLLPFLVTRQLICGAGKVLQTPRGAVYCLSQRAEHIWEGVSSATTRSRPIINTRDEPHADAERYRRLHVIVGDSNMSEVTTLLKVGSANLVLEMIEQGVQFRDFSLDNPIRAIREISHDLTGRRTVRLAGGKEASALDIQREYYERAVEHVAKRAPDPMAERVLELWGRTLDAVASEDLSKIDREIDWAIKYRLMERYQAKHDMDLSNPRIAQLDLAYHDIRRGRGIFDLLQRKDQVERVTDDGEIEAAKDTPPQTTRAKLRGDFIAAAQAAGRDFTVDWVHLKLNDQAQRTVLCKDPFRAVDERVERLISSL; encoded by the coding sequence ATGCAGCGGCGGATCTTCGGCATTGAGACTGAGTTCGGGGTGACCTGCACCTTCCACGGGCAGCGCAGGCTGTCCCCGGATGAGGTCGCGCGTTATCTGTTCCGCCGGGTCGTCTCGTGGGGACGCTCGTCGAACGTCTTCCTGCGCAACGGCTCTCGGCTCTACCTGGACGTGGGCTCGCACCCCGAGTACGCCACGGCGGAATGCGACGACCTCGCCCAGCTCGTCACGCATGACAAGGCTGGTGAGCGGATCCTCGAAGACCTGCTCGTCGACGCCGAGCGCAGGCTCGCCGACGAGGGCATCGGGGGAGACATCTTCCTGTTCAAGAACAACACCGACTCCGCGGGCAACTCCTACGGTTGCCACGAGAACTACCTGGTCGCGCGGGCGGGGGAGTTCTCCCGCATCGCCGACGTCCTGCTGCCGTTCCTGGTGACCAGGCAGCTCATCTGCGGCGCGGGCAAGGTGCTCCAGACGCCGCGCGGAGCGGTCTACTGCCTGTCGCAGCGGGCCGAGCACATCTGGGAGGGCGTGTCCAGCGCCACCACCCGCTCCCGGCCGATCATCAACACCCGCGACGAGCCGCACGCCGACGCCGAGCGCTACCGCAGGCTCCACGTGATCGTCGGCGACTCGAACATGTCCGAGGTGACCACGCTGCTCAAGGTGGGCAGCGCCAACCTGGTGCTCGAGATGATCGAGCAGGGCGTCCAGTTCCGCGACTTCAGCCTGGACAACCCGATCCGCGCCATCCGCGAGATCAGCCACGACCTGACCGGCAGGCGCACCGTGCGGCTGGCGGGCGGCAAGGAGGCCTCGGCGCTGGACATCCAGCGCGAGTACTACGAGCGCGCGGTGGAGCACGTGGCCAAGCGCGCGCCGGACCCCATGGCCGAACGGGTGCTGGAGCTGTGGGGCCGCACGTTGGACGCGGTCGCGTCGGAGGACCTGTCCAAGATCGACCGCGAGATCGACTGGGCCATCAAGTACCGGCTGATGGAGCGCTACCAGGCCAAGCACGACATGGACCTGTCCAACCCGCGCATCGCCCAGCTCGACCTCGCCTACCACGACATCCGGCGCGGTCGGGGCATCTTCGACCTGCTCCAGCGCAAGGACCAGGTGGAGCGGGTGACCGACGACGGCGAGATCGAGGCCGCCAAGGACACCCCGCCGCAGACCACGCGGGCCAAGCTGCGCGGCGACTTCATCGCCGCCGCGCAGGCCGCGGGCCGCGACTTCACCGTCGACTGGGTGCACCTCAAGCTCAACGACCAGGCGCAGCGCACCGTGCTGTGCAAGGACCCGTTCCGCGCGGTGGACGAGCGCGTGGAGCGGCTGATCTCGTCTCTCTAG
- a CDS encoding bifunctional phosphatase PAP2/diacylglycerol kinase family protein, with the protein MTRTGGLRASPFDVGMKKLSRAANHSVLWLVVAGVLALRKGVTRRAGLRGVAALGGASFSASLVAKRLFPRRRPAADLLSAPRRLTRRPTSSSFPSGHAASAAAFTTAVAMESPALAVAVAPVAAAVAYSRVHTGVHWPSDVAAGAAIGVGAALLTRRWWPLGRTEPASAREHRSLAALVDGEGLVVVVNPSAGMGADDPTDQIAHEWPKATIVGIEDLDTVIADHAPQALGVAGGDGSVAAVAALAAAHRLPLVLVPAGTLNHFARDVGVQGLDDAARAVADGDGVLVDLAAVAVDGAAPRWFVNTASLGGYPDMVRVREKLQDKWGKWPAAAIALARVLRTSRPMRVELNGERRLVWMLFVGNGPYRPKGFAPTMRPALDAGLMDVRYIRADTRFSRARFFLGALLGSLHRSRTYVHLETRWLDVRLLDGAVAIATDGEVGPTGSTFEFRSRPAALGIYRPHG; encoded by the coding sequence ATGACCCGAACCGGGGGTCTGCGTGCCTCTCCGTTCGACGTGGGCATGAAGAAGTTGTCCCGCGCCGCCAACCACAGCGTGTTGTGGCTCGTGGTGGCGGGTGTGCTGGCCCTGCGCAAAGGGGTGACGCGGCGGGCGGGGCTGCGCGGGGTGGCCGCGCTCGGTGGCGCGAGCTTCTCCGCGAGCCTGGTCGCGAAGCGCCTGTTCCCGCGCCGCCGGCCCGCCGCCGACCTGCTCTCGGCGCCCAGACGGCTGACCAGGCGTCCCACGTCGTCGTCGTTCCCGTCCGGGCACGCGGCGTCGGCGGCGGCGTTCACCACGGCGGTGGCGATGGAGTCGCCCGCGCTGGCGGTGGCGGTCGCGCCGGTCGCGGCGGCGGTGGCGTACTCGCGGGTGCACACGGGCGTGCACTGGCCGTCCGACGTGGCCGCGGGCGCCGCGATCGGGGTCGGCGCGGCCCTGCTGACCAGGCGTTGGTGGCCGTTGGGGCGCACCGAGCCCGCGTCGGCGCGCGAACACCGGTCGTTGGCGGCGCTGGTCGACGGCGAGGGTCTCGTGGTCGTGGTGAACCCGAGCGCGGGCATGGGCGCGGACGATCCGACGGACCAGATCGCCCACGAATGGCCCAAAGCCACGATCGTGGGAATCGAGGATCTCGACACGGTGATCGCCGATCACGCTCCGCAGGCACTGGGGGTGGCGGGCGGTGACGGGTCGGTGGCCGCGGTCGCCGCGCTGGCGGCGGCGCACCGGCTGCCGCTGGTCCTCGTGCCGGCCGGGACGTTGAACCACTTCGCGCGCGACGTGGGCGTCCAGGGGCTGGACGACGCCGCGCGGGCGGTCGCGGACGGTGACGGCGTGCTGGTGGACCTCGCGGCGGTGGCCGTCGACGGCGCCGCCCCGCGCTGGTTCGTCAACACCGCGAGCCTCGGCGGCTACCCCGACATGGTGCGGGTGAGGGAGAAGCTCCAGGACAAGTGGGGCAAGTGGCCGGCGGCGGCCATCGCGCTGGCCCGGGTGCTGCGCACGTCGCGGCCGATGCGGGTGGAGCTGAACGGCGAGCGGCGGCTGGTGTGGATGCTGTTCGTCGGCAACGGCCCGTACCGGCCGAAGGGCTTCGCGCCGACCATGCGGCCCGCCCTGGACGCGGGCCTGATGGACGTCCGGTACATCCGCGCCGACACCCGGTTCTCCCGGGCGCGGTTCTTCCTCGGCGCGCTGCTCGGCTCCCTGCACCGCAGCCGGACCTACGTGCACCTGGAGACGCGCTGGCTGGACGTGCGGCTGCTCGACGGCGCGGTGGCGATCGCGACGGACGGCGAGGTCGGCCCCACCGGGTCGACCTTCGAGTTCCGGTCGCGGCCGGCGGCCCTGGGCATCTACCGACCGCACGGATAA
- a CDS encoding bifunctional helix-turn-helix transcriptional regulator/GNAT family N-acetyltransferase, which produces MTVADVRAFNRFYTGVIGVLDRGYLASPYSLTEVRVLFELASGAREAADLRAALALDAGYLSRILTSFDRDGLVTRTASERDARRHVVALTPRGESVFADLDARSDAGIGALLDRVPTADRAELAAAMRKIERLLTGTPRAYLLRPLRPGDLGWVVNRHGVRYAEECGFDQTFEALVARVAGEYGERHRPDREAAWIAEVDGEPVGSIFCTRVDDRTAKLRLLLVEPAARGLGIGARLVEECLRFARRAGYERMELWTVAGLAASRHLYEKAGFRVDRSTPERLFGCDVEAQTWSLEL; this is translated from the coding sequence ATGACGGTCGCGGACGTCCGCGCGTTCAACCGCTTCTACACCGGCGTGATCGGCGTGCTCGACCGCGGCTACCTGGCCTCGCCGTACTCGCTGACCGAGGTCCGGGTGCTGTTCGAGCTGGCCTCGGGCGCGCGGGAGGCCGCCGACCTCCGCGCCGCGCTGGCCCTGGACGCCGGCTACCTCAGCCGCATCCTGACCTCCTTCGACCGGGACGGCCTCGTCACCCGCACGGCCTCGGAACGCGACGCGCGCCGCCACGTCGTCGCCCTGACCCCGCGCGGCGAGTCGGTGTTCGCCGACCTGGACGCCCGGTCCGACGCCGGGATCGGCGCGCTGCTGGACCGGGTGCCGACGGCGGACCGGGCGGAGCTGGCGGCGGCGATGCGGAAGATCGAACGCCTGCTCACCGGCACGCCCCGGGCGTACCTGCTGCGCCCGCTGCGCCCCGGCGACCTCGGGTGGGTGGTCAACCGGCACGGCGTCCGGTACGCGGAGGAGTGCGGCTTCGACCAGACCTTCGAGGCCCTGGTGGCGCGGGTCGCGGGCGAGTACGGGGAGCGCCACCGTCCCGACCGCGAGGCGGCGTGGATCGCCGAGGTCGACGGCGAACCGGTCGGCTCGATCTTCTGCACGAGGGTCGACGACCGCACCGCCAAGCTCCGCCTGCTCCTCGTCGAACCGGCCGCGCGGGGCCTGGGCATCGGCGCGCGGCTGGTCGAGGAGTGCCTCCGCTTCGCGCGCCGCGCCGGGTACGAGCGGATGGAGCTGTGGACCGTGGCGGGGCTGGCGGCGTCGCGGCACCTCTACGAGAAGGCCGGTTTCCGGGTCGACCGGAGCACGCCGGAACGCCTGTTCGGGTGCGACGTGGAGGCGCAGACCTGGTCGCTGGAGCTGTGA
- a CDS encoding RICIN domain-containing protein → MKYLTKLLAVAGLLLTALVVAPSSASAASAAPAAPVASVGALTANGPVYNQHDWRCLDSDVSSSTHNGTKVQIWDCNGWTNQQWTYYSDNTIRSTHDGRCLDADVSSTTHNGTKVQVWDCNGWANQKWTIYTNGQVVSRHDGRCLDLDVSSTTHNGSKVQLWDCNGWLNQAWYKP, encoded by the coding sequence ATGAAGTACCTGACCAAGCTGCTCGCCGTGGCGGGCCTGCTGCTCACCGCCCTGGTCGTCGCGCCGTCGAGCGCCTCGGCCGCGTCCGCCGCGCCCGCCGCGCCGGTCGCGTCGGTCGGCGCGCTGACCGCGAACGGGCCCGTCTACAACCAGCACGACTGGCGCTGTCTGGACTCGGACGTCTCGTCGTCGACCCACAACGGCACCAAGGTGCAGATCTGGGACTGCAACGGCTGGACCAACCAGCAGTGGACCTACTACTCCGACAACACCATCCGCAGCACGCACGACGGCCGCTGCCTGGACGCGGACGTCTCGTCGACCACGCACAACGGCACCAAGGTGCAGGTCTGGGACTGCAACGGGTGGGCCAACCAGAAGTGGACGATCTACACCAACGGGCAGGTCGTGAGCCGGCACGACGGGCGGTGCCTCGACCTGGACGTCTCGTCGACCACGCACAACGGCAGCAAGGTGCAGCTGTGGGACTGCAACGGCTGGCTCAACCAGGCCTGGTACAAGCCCTGA
- a CDS encoding helix-turn-helix domain-containing protein, whose amino-acid sequence MERRAGWVSRVPESLWSRPDVVAALRARDIAGLLALIRRHAGCSQNDLAGVTGIAQGRISEYMRGRRLPTLDTIERIADGVDMPPEGRRLLGLAPERR is encoded by the coding sequence ATGGAACGAAGAGCGGGGTGGGTGTCGCGCGTGCCGGAGAGCCTGTGGTCGCGCCCCGACGTCGTGGCCGCGCTGCGGGCGCGGGACATCGCGGGCCTGCTGGCGTTGATCAGGCGGCACGCCGGGTGCAGCCAGAACGACCTGGCCGGCGTCACCGGGATCGCGCAGGGACGGATCAGCGAGTACATGCGGGGGCGGCGGCTGCCCACGCTGGACACGATCGAGCGGATCGCGGACGGCGTCGACATGCCACCCGAGGGCCGCCGGCTGCTCGGCCTGGCCCCGGAACGCC